GAGAGCATCAGTTCTTTTCTGTTTCAACTTTTTTTGCCAACAAAGAAGTGCATTTGATATGCAGCCTGCATACTTTATCTCTATTTTATAAATGATGGATATGGTTGTCTTTTAATTGAATTGTCTCACTTGTTTATAGTTGCTACGTGGGTTGAAGTATATCCACTCTGCAAACATACTCCACAGAGACCTGAAACCTGGGAATCTTCTTGTTAATGCTAATTGTGATTTGAAGATTTGTGATTTTGGTCTGGCTCGTACAAGTAGTGGGAAGGGCCAGTTCATGACTGAGTATGTTGTTACCCGCTGGTATCGGGCCCCTGAGCTACTTCTCTGCTGTGACTATTATGGTACCTCCATAGATGTTTGGTCAGTTGGATGCATCTTTGCTGAGTTGCTTGGACGAAAACCCATCTTCCCAGGCACGGAATGCCTTAACCAGCTGAAGCTCATTATCAGTGTACTTGGCACCATGAGTGATGCTGATATTGGCTTCATTGATAACCCAAAGGCCCGCAAATATATCAAATTTCTGCCATACACTCCTGGCATCCCTCTTGCCCATCTTTACCCAAAGGCCAATCCTTTAGCCATTGATTTACTTCAGAAGATGCTTGTCTTTGATCCATCTAAGAGGATTAGTGTCACTGAGGCACTGGAGCACCCTTACATGTCATCTCTTTATGACCCCAGTGCCAACCCCCCGGCTGAGGTTCCTATCGATCTTGACATTGATGAAAATCTTGGAGAAGATATGATCAGGGAGATGATCTGGAAGGAGATGGTTTTCTATCATCCAGAAGCTTCTGCTAACTGATAAGAATTTGTGCTTGATCTCAGAGAAGACTCCAAGCTTTCTGAAAATTTATAAAGGCCTCCTATTATTTTGCTGCGGCTGCTCTCTTGTTATGAGACACGCTCAACAGTGTAAATATTAATGTACTGTCTGTTAGGTCTATGCAGTTTGATGTAGCTCATGATATTAATGCTTGTATGACTTGACCTTGTTAGGCATTGAGACTTTCTTGGTAGCTGTGGTTGCCAATCTTGATGATCTTTTTGTGTACACATTGGATGCACATATGCAGATACAAAGTGTCTACGCTTGGGTCAGAACTTACTTTGGATGACCTATGTGGCAGGAATAATACTCTAGTTAAATCAATCTCATACTTTGGCTCAATTTTGCATGACTAGGTTTAGCTTGGTGTTACTATCGGTAATACTTAATCCGATGGTAATGTTATCTAATTTGTGGCATCTTTGGCTGATCTTTTTCTATTCAGTGTCTATTAGGAATACTTGCAGGATTACAACTGGAGGCTTCAAAGGCTGGTTGATGATTCGTGGGTATAAACATGAAGGTAACTACTTT
Above is a genomic segment from Musa acuminata AAA Group cultivar baxijiao chromosome BXJ3-4, Cavendish_Baxijiao_AAA, whole genome shotgun sequence containing:
- the LOC135636701 gene encoding mitogen-activated protein kinase 4-like, encoding MAMLVDPPNGVGNQGKHYFSMWQTLFEIDTKYVPIKPIGRGAYGIVCSSINHETNEKVAIKKIHNVFGNRVDALRTLRELKLLRHIRHENVVALKDVMMPAQRRTFRDVYLVYELMDTDLHQIIKSSQALSNDHCQYFLFQLLRGLKYIHSANILHRDLKPGNLLVNANCDLKICDFGLARTSSGKGQFMTEYVVTRWYRAPELLLCCDYYGTSIDVWSVGCIFAELLGRKPIFPGTECLNQLKLIISVLGTMSDADIGFIDNPKARKYIKFLPYTPGIPLAHLYPKANPLAIDLLQKMLVFDPSKRISVTEALEHPYMSSLYDPSANPPAEVPIDLDIDENLGEDMIREMIWKEMVFYHPEASAN